One segment of Strix aluco isolate bStrAlu1 chromosome 4, bStrAlu1.hap1, whole genome shotgun sequence DNA contains the following:
- the WFS1 gene encoding wolframin has protein sequence MNSDPDPPSSPSHPQLHLGRSQLNAAAVNHSENNQKSGPSSGDTATFSSSVPGYSHSREKVEKNEGMKEEPEVLFEELLERAKAGEPKAQTEVGKHFLRLAEEEDEELNNCNAVDWFILAAKQGRREAVKLLRRCLADRRGITSENEQEVKKLSSETDLERAVRKAALVMYWKLNPKRKKQLAVSELLENVGQVDNEDGEKQPGPVPKSVQKQRRMLERLVSSESKKFIALDDFVEITKKYAKGIIPSNLIMQEEEDDELAGKTPEELPLRLKVVKYPLHAIMEIKEYLIDVASKAGMHWLSTIVPTHHINALIFFFIISNLTIDFFAFIIPLVIFYLSFISMVICTLKVFQDSKAWENFRALTDLLLRFEPNLDVEQAEVNFGWNHLEPYIYFLLSVFFVIFSFPVASKDCIPCSELATVSVFFTVTSYMSLSTCAEPYTRRALMTEIAAGCLSLLQVLPGNFGYLKFLGKTFFTVPVGHFFVINVSIPCLLFLYLFYLFFRMAQLRNFKGTYCYLVPYLVCFMWCELSVVILRESSGIGLIRASIGYFLFLFALPVLGVGIALMCLIHFIKWFVSLELVKIVVTLVLCTVPLLFRWWTKVNFSVVEMVKSLTRSSIVKLILVWITAVVLFCWFYVYRSEGMKVYNSTLTWNQYAFLCGPRSWKETNMARTQILCSHLEGHRVTWTGRFKYVRVTEIDNSAESAINMLPLFIGDWMRCLYGETYPLCDPKNVTLEEEELCRLKYLTKHNCHMKMFDRYKFEITVGMPFSGKNGNRSIEEDDITKDIVLKASNEFKKVLLNLRQGSIIEFSTILEGRLGSKWPVFELKAITCLNCMSKLLPAGRHVKIEHDWRSTVHKAIKFAFDFFFFPFLSAA, from the exons AGGGTATGAAGGAAGAACCTGAAGTGCTCTTTGAGGAACTGCTTGAGAGGGCCAAAGCTGGAGAACCAAAAGCACAAACAGAG GTGGGGAAACACTTCTTGAGATTAGCagaagaagaggatgaagaaCTTAACAATTGTAACGCGGTTGACTGGTTCATCCTTGCTGCTAAGCAAGGTCGAAGAGAAGCTGTCAAACTGTTGCGTAGATGCCTGGCAGACAGAAGAG gcATCACTTCTGAGAATGAGCAAGAAGTGAAAAAGTTATCATCTGAGACTGACTTGGAGAGAGCTGTGAGGAAAGCTGCCTTAGTCATGTATTGGAAATTAAACCCAAAAAGGAAGAAGCAATTGGCAGTTTCTGAACTACTGGAAAATGTTGGGCAAGTTGACAATGAAG ATGGTGAGAAGCAACCTGGCCCAGTCCCAAAGTCAGTGCAGAAGCAAAGAAGAATGCTGGAGCGATTAGTGAGCAGTGAAT cTAAAAAATTTATTGCTTTGGATGACTTTGTTGAAATTACCAAGAAGTATGCAAAGGGAATCATCCCATCTAACCTGATTatgcaggaagaggaagatgatgaaTTGGCAGGGAAGACTCCTGAAGAGTTACCCCTGCGACTGAAG gtTGTAAAATACCCGCTTCATGCCATTATGGAAATTAAAGAATACCTTATAGATGTTGCATCAAAGGCAGGAATGCATTGGCTGTCTACCATTGTTCCAACACACCATATCAATGCTCTCATCTTTTTCTTCATCATCAGTAATCTGACAATTGATTTTTTTGCCTTCATTATTCCATTAGTCATATTCTATTTGTCCTTCATTTCTATGGTGATTTGCACACTGAAAGTTTTTCAGGACAGTAAGGCTTGGGAAAACTTCCGCGCTTTGACTGACTTGCTGCTTCGTTTTGAACCAAACCTAGATGTTGAGCAAGCTGAGGTGAACTTTGGATGGAATCACTTAGAgccatacatttattttttactctcagtattctttgtcattttttccttccctgtagCCAGCAAAGACTGTATACCATGCTCAGAGTTAGCTACCGTCTCAGTTTTCTTCACAGTGACAAGTTACATGAGTTTAAGCACGTGTGCAGAACCTTATACACGAAGAGCGTTAATGACTGAGATAGCAGCAGGTTGCTTATCCCTATTGCAGGTATTACCTGGGAATTTTGGCTACTTGAAATTCTTAGGTAAAACCTTCTTTACTGTTCCTGTAGGCCATTTCTTTGTGATAAATGTAAGCATCCCATGCCTTCTGTTTTTGTACTTGTTCTATCTTTTCTTTAGAATGGCACAGCTACGGAATTTTAAAGGCACCTACTGCTACCTGGTCCCATACCTGGTTTGCTTTATGTGGTGCGAACTCTCTGTGGTCATTCTGCGGGAGTCCTCCGGCATTGGGCTCATTCGTGCATCAATcggttattttctgtttctctttgcacTCCCAGTGCTAGGTGTAGGCATTGCACTGATGTGTCTTATCCATTTCATTAAGTGGTTTGTGTCTCTGGAGCTTGTGAAGATTGTAGTGACTCTGGTTTTGTGTACTGTTCCTTTGCTCTTCCGATGGTGGACTAAAGTTAACTTCTCTGTAGTTGAAATGGTTAAATCCCTCACTCGAAGCTCGATTGTGAAACTCATTCTGGTGTGGATTACAGCTGTAGTGTTGTTCTGTTGGTTCTATGTGTATCGATCAGAGGGAATGAAAGTTTACAACTCTACCTTGACATGGAATCAGTATGCTTTCCTCTGTGGACCCCGGTCGTGGAAGGAGACTAACATGGCACGTACTCAGATTTTATGTAGTCACCTAGAAGGCCACAGAGTGACATGGACTGGGCGGTTCAAATATGTGCGCGTGACAGAAATCGACAATAGTGCAGAATCTGCAATAAATATGCTTCCACTTTTTATTGGCGATTGGATGAGATGCTTGTATGGTGAAACCTATCCTCTTTGTGACCCCAAAAATGTTACGCTGGAGGAGGAAGAATTGTGTCGTCTCAAGTATTTGACAAAGCATAACTGCCACATGAAAATGTTTGATCGGTACAAATTTGAAATAACTGTGGGCATGCCTTTCAGTGGCAAAAATGGAAACAGGTCTATAGAGGAGGATGATATTACCAAAGATATTGTGCTGAAGGCAAGCAATGAGTTTAAAAAGGTGTTGCTGAACTTGAGGCAAGGAAGCATAATTGAATTCAGCACAATTCTGGAGGGTCGTCTTGGCAGTAAATGGCCTGTCTTTGAACTGAAAGCAATCACTTGCTTGAATTGCATGTCTAAACTCTTACCTGCAGGGAGGCATGTGAAAATAGAGCATGACTGGAGGAGCACAGTGCATAAAGCCATtaaatttgcttttgattttttcttcttcccattcctgtcAGCTGCATAA